A single region of the Nicotiana sylvestris chromosome 6, ASM39365v2, whole genome shotgun sequence genome encodes:
- the LOC138871212 gene encoding uncharacterized protein — MSKIPIMLKSNGNWDNYGRFRDFEVDAIVVDDNASYGILSSTIAEQLSIDTSDKIIEIKYIVNENCPPMEIRNDMGVRVYMETKKENKNLGSYPLCISVRDFNMELAINNESTSAGSSGSLNLLEFPSSPAIEEYQSEIITESTQTYIEEGQVYQDKQTVAAAMKNYSVMHKFQFRVKRSSHRSYWLICVAESCKWHFKATSINDSAMFKIKSFSRQHTCCLMDETFIQRKRTAAVLGSMVVPKYCDPKTVYTPKDIQTDMLSEHGLNLSYMQAWRAKEKALQFLRGNPCDSYNKLPKYFYILEKNYPCSVVKLKKAADDCFLYAFVALCTSINGWQHCRPVVVVDGTFLKSAYRGIMLTASTMDAAGTIFPLAYAVVDSENDASWKWFFEQFKEAYGERPSMCVVSDRHESILKATSVVYPGMAHYSCMWHIWTNIRSKFKKGHLQLHELYFATARSYTLDEFNERMLKIEEVDLRVKSYLYDIGYHRWSRVHATVNRTFTMTSNIAESLNAVTKDARELPIFDLFEYMRTLLERWTKEKLSKAKGTFTYLGHKYNKELEDNSTLSQKLRVRASTDHIHTVLDGVKRYIVCLENKKCSCGQFQLDELPCAHALAALRHRNETYENYCSPYYTRKSLLLTYEMPVNPLPDEGKWDVPQHILDEVVKPPAGDKRQPGRPHKERYKTFDEIKSKKYKVSCGNCGGEGHNKRTCKNAPKKK; from the exons atgtcaaaaatcccaataaTGCTGAAATCGAATGGTAATTGGGATAACTATGGCAGATTTAGAGATTTTGAAGTTGATGCCATTGTGGTAGATGATAATGCAAGCTACGGAATTCTCAGTTCTACAATTGCAGAACAATTATCGATTGATACATCGgataaaattatagaaatcaaatacattgtgaaCGAGAATTGTCCTCCAATGGAGATTAGGAATGATATGGGGGTTCGTGTGTACATGGAAaccaaaaaggagaataaaaacttaggttcgtatcctttatgtataagcgtaagagatttcaatatggaattggcaATCAACAATGAAAGCACCAGTGCAG GTTCGTCTGGATCCCTAAACTTACTTGAATTTCCATCCTCACCAGCTATAGaggaatatcaaagtgaaataataactgaatCTACGCAAACATATATTGAAGAAGGACAAGTTTATCAGGACAAGCAAACAGTAGCTGCTGCAATGAAGAATTATTCAGTGATGCACAAGTTCCAGTTCAGAGTAAAAAGATCTAGTCATAGAAG CTACTGGCTTATATGTGTTGCTGAAAGCTGTAAATGGCATTTCAAGGCAACATCAATTAATGATTCGGCAATGTTCAAGATAAAAAGTTTCAGTCGTCAACACACATGCTGCCTAATGGACGAAACATTCATACAGCGCAAACGTACTGCAGCAGTACTTGGTAGCATGGTCGTTCCAAAGTATTGTGATCCTAAGACTGTTTACACACCAAAGGACATACAAACTGACATGTTATCCGAACATGGACTGAAcctaagctacatgcaagcatggagagcaaaggaaaaagctttacagtttttgagagggaatccgtgtgactcctacaacaaattacccaaatatttttatattcttgagaagaattatccttgtTCTGTTGTTAAATTGAAGAAGGCAGCAGATGATTGCTTCTTATacgcatttgttgctctttgtacaTCAATAAATGGTTGGCAACATTGTAGGCCGGTAGTAGTGGTTGATGGGACATTCTTAAAGTCAGCCTACAGGGGGATTATGCTGACAGCAAGCACCATGGATGCAGCAG gtactatttttcccttggcatatgctgtggttgattctgaaaacgacgcgtcttggaagtggttctttgagcaattcaaggaGGCATATGGTGAAAGACCTTCAATGTGTGTTGTTTCAGATAGGCATGAGAGTATACTGAAGGCAACATCAGTTGTCTATCCGGGCATGGCACACTACTCTTGCATGTGGCATATATGGACAAATAtaaggtcaaaattcaagaagggacatctacaattacatgaattgtactttgctacagcacggtcatacactctggatgaatttaatgaaaggatgttGAAGATTGAAGAGGTAGACCTGCGTGTAAAGTCTTACCTATAtgatattggctatcatagatggtCAAGAGTACATGCAACGGTGAATAGAACTTTTACTATGACGTCAAACATTGCCGAGTCGTTGAATGCTGTAACAAAAGATGCAAGAGAGCTTCCAATATTTGATCTATTTGAGTATATGAGGACTCTTCTTGAACGTTGGACAAAAGAAAAGTTATCGAAGGCAAAGGGTACTTTCACATACCTTGGTCACAAATACAACAAAGAATTAGAAGACAACAGTACATTATCTCAGAAACTAAGG gtgagggcttcaacagatcatatacatactgtgttagatggtgtgaagcggtacattgtgtgtctagaaaacaagaaatgtagctgtggacaattccaacttgatgaacttCCATGTGCGCATGCTTTGGCAGCATTAAGGCATAGGAATGAAACATACGAAAACTATTGCTCTCCGTATTACACAAGGAAGAGCCTTCTGCTTACCTATGAAATGCCAGTAAATCCTCTTCCTGATGAAGGCAAATGGGATGTGCCACAACATATTTTGGATGAGGTAGTAAAGCCACCGGCGGGAGATAAAAGGCAGCCAGGGAGACCTCACAAGGAAAGATATAAAACATTTGATGAAATAAAGTCAAAGAAATACAAGGTGTCATGTGGCAATTGTGGAggtgaagggcataacaaaagaaCTTGCAAGAATGCGCCGAAAAAGAAATGA